A genomic stretch from Capricornis sumatraensis isolate serow.1 chromosome 4, serow.2, whole genome shotgun sequence includes:
- the RAPGEF3 gene encoding rap guanine nucleotide exchange factor 3, translating into MKVGWPGESRWQVGLAVEGDSILGAPPLGGLPDVVPEGTLLNMVLRRMYRSRSCSYQLLLEHQRPSCIQGLRWTPLTSSEESLDFSVSLEQASTERVLRAGKQLHRHLLANCPNLIRDRKYHLRLHRQCCSGRELVDGILALGLGVHSRSQAVGICQVLLDEGALCHVKHDWAFQDRDTQFYRFPGPEPEPVGAHELEEELVEALALLSQRGPDALLTVALRKPPGQRTDEELDLIFEELLHIKAVAHLSNSVKRELAAVLLFEPHSKAGTVLFSQGDKGTSWYIIWKGSVNVVTHGKGLVTTLHEGDDFGQLALVNDAPRAATIILGEDNCHFLRVDKQDFNRIIKDVEAKTMRLEEHGKVVLVLERTSQGTGPSRSPTPGGNRYTVMSGTPEKILELLLEAMRPDSSAHDPTETFLSDFLLTHSVFMPTAQLCAALLHHFHAEPAGGSEQERSSYVCNKRQQILRLVSQWVTLYGPTLRTDPVATSFLKKLSDLVSRDARLSNLLREQWPERRRHHRLENGCGNASPQMKARNVPVWLPSQDEPLPSSNCTIRVGDKVPYDICRPDHSVLTLQLPVTASVREVMAALAQEDGWTKGQVLVKVNSAGDAIGLQPDARGVATSLGLNERLFVVNPQEVHKLTPHPEQLGPTVGSAEGLDLVSTKDLAGQLTDHDWSLFNSIHQVELIHYVLGPQHLRDVTTANLERFMRRFNELQYWVATELCLCSVPGLRAQLLRKFIKLAAHLKEQKNLNSFFAVMFGLSNSAISRLAHTWERLPHKVRKLYSALERLLDPSWNHRVYRLALTKLSPPLIPFMPLLLKDMTFIHEGNHTLVENLINFEKMRMMARAARMLHHCRSHSNVPLSPLRSRVSHLHEDSQAVRVSTCSEQSLSTRSPASTWAYVQQLKVIDNQRELSRLSRELEP; encoded by the exons ACGCCACTCACCAGCAGCGAGGAGTCCCTGGATTTCAGCGTGAGCCTGGAGCAG GCCTCCACGGAGCGGGTGCTCAGGGCGGGAAAGCAGCTGCATCGACACCTCCTGGCCAACTGCCCCAACCTCATCCGAGACAGGAAGTACCACCTCCGGCTCCACCG gcagTGCTGCTCCGGCCGGGAGCTGGTGGATGGGATCCTGGCCCTGGGGCTGGGCGTCCACTCCCGGAGCCAAGCCGTGGGTATCTGCCAGGTGCTCCTGGATGAAGGCGCCCTCTGCCACG TGAAACACGACTGGGCCTTCCAGGACCGAGACACCCAGTTCTACCGTTTCCCGGGGCCGGAGCCAGAGCCTGTGGGCGCCCAtgagctggaggaggagctggtggAGGCTCTGGCCCTCTTGTCCCAGCGGGGGCCTGATGCCCTGCTCACGGTGGCGCTTCGAAAGCC CCCTGGTCAGCGCACAGACGAGGAGCTGGACCTCATCTTTGAGGAGCTGCTGCACATCAAGGCGGTGGCCCACCTCTCCAACTCG GTGAAGCGGGAGCTGGCTGCAGTCCTGCTCTTTGAACCGCACAGCAAGGCAGGAACTGTGT TGTTCAGCCAGGGGGACAAGGGCACCTCGTGGTACATTATCTGGAAGGGATCTGTCAACGTGGTGACCCATGGCAAG GGCCTGGTGACCACCCTGCACGAGGGAGACGACTTTGGACAGCTGGCTCTGGTGAATGATGCACCCCGGGCAGCCACCATCATCCTGGGAGAAGACAACTGTCATTTTCTTCGCGTGGACAAGCAGGACTTCAACCGTATCATCAAG gacgtggaagcaaagACCATGAGGCTGGAAGAACATGGCAAAGTGGTGTTAGTGCTGGAGAGAACCTCTCAGGGCACCGGCCCTTCCCGTTCCCCAACCCCAGGCGGGAATCG GTATACGGTGATGTCTGGCACCCCAGAGAAGATCCTAGAACTTCTGTTGGAGGCCATGCGGCCTGACTCCAGTGCTCATGACCCAACAG AGACGTTCCTCAGTGACTTCCTCCTGACCCACAGTGTCTTCATGCCCACTGCCCAGCTCTGTGCTGCCCTCCTGCACCA CTTCCACGCGGAGCCCGCGGGGGGCAGCGAGCAGGAGCGCAGCTCCTACGTCTGCAACAAGAGGCAGCAGATCCTGCGGCTGGTCAGTCAGTGGGTGACCCTGTACGGCCCTACGCTCCGCACCGACCCTGTGGCCACCAGCTTCCTCAAG AAACTGTCGGACCTGGTGAGCAGGGACGCCCGGCTTAGCAACCTGTTGCGGGAGCAGTGGCCAGAGAGGCGGCGACACCACAG GTTGGAGAACGGCTGTGGGAACGCGTCTCCTCAGATGAAG GCCCGGAATGTTCCCGTTTGGCTCCCCAGCCAGGATGAACCTCTCCCCAGCAGCAACTGCACCATCAGAGTTGGGGACAAAG TTCCCTACGACATCTGCCGGCCAGACCACTCCGTGCTAACCCTGCAGCTGCCTGTGACGGCCTCAGTGAGAGAGGTGATGGCAGCGTTGGCTCAGGAGGACGGCTGGACTAAGGGGCAGGTGCTGGTGAAGGTCAACTCAGCAGGTG ATGCCATTGGCCTGCAGCCAGATGCCCGTGGTGTGGCCACATCCCTGGGGCTTAATGAGCGGCTCTTTGTTGTCAACCCACAGGAAGTGCACAAGCTG ACCCCACACCCTGAGCAGCTGGGGCCCACGGTGGGCTCTGCCGAGGGGCTGGACCTGGTGAGCACCAAGGACCTGGCGGGCCAGCTCACGGATCATGACTGGAGCCTCTTCAACAGCATCCACCAG GTGGAGCTGATCCACTATGTGCTGGGCCCCCAGCACCTGCGGGACGTCACCACCGCCAACCTGGAGCGCTTCATGCGCCGCTTCAACGAGCTGCAGTACTGGGTGGCCACAGAGCTGTGTCTCTGCTCCGTGCCCGGCCTACGGGCCCAGCTGCTCAGGAAGTTCATCAAACTGGCAGCCCA CCTCAAGGAGCAAAAGAATCTTAATTCCTTCTTTGCCGTCATGTTTGGTCTCAGCAACTCAGCCATCAGCCGCCTGGCCCATACCTGGGAG CGGCTGCCCCACAAAGTCCGAAAGCTCTACTCAGCCCTCGAGAGGCTGCTG GACCCCTCGTGGAACCACCGAGTGTATCGTCTGGCCCTCACCaagctctcccctcccctcatcccctTCATGCCCCTTCTTCTCAAAG ACATGACCTTCATCCACGAGGGAAATCACACATTGGTGGAGAATCTCATCAACTTTGAGAAGATG AGAATGATGGCCAGAGCTGCACGGATGCTACACCACTGCCGAAGCCACAGTAATG TGCCTCTGTCACCACTCAGAAGCCGAGTCTCCCACCTGCACGAGGACAGCCAGGCGGTCAGggtttccacat gctCGGAGCAGTCCCTGAGCACCCGGAGTCCCGCCAGCACCTGGGCTTACGTCCAGCAGCTGAAGGTCATCGACAACCAGCGGGAACTGTCCCGCCTCTCCCGGGAGCTGGAGCCGTGA